One window of Thermus islandicus DSM 21543 genomic DNA carries:
- a CDS encoding AI-2E family transporter, with the protein MESVNRFFLQAGLFLLGLWALVKLYPLLLWVFFAFTLAAALDPLVGFFERGPGGLGRRFPRPTAVFLAYALVLSVFALGFYAAFPLLSAQFKNLSQLLPAYLERLLATTGLTLPELTGALASSARVAGGLLVKAAGVVSEFVLALVLAVMISLEPHLVARFAPYLPGRGWAEALEETWRRMGYWARAQFLIALSFALLFGGWLALIGVPAPFALGALGGVLEVIPFVGGITIALIATLVALSSQGPLLALLVVLGYAGVALLEGKVLIPLIYGKTVGFHPALVLLAIFAFGKLFGLLGIFLAVPFTILLAGLWRKWRLDQPAPEGAAREKAR; encoded by the coding sequence ATGGAAAGCGTGAACCGCTTCTTCCTCCAGGCGGGGCTCTTCCTCCTTGGCCTCTGGGCCTTGGTGAAGCTCTACCCCCTTCTCCTTTGGGTGTTCTTCGCCTTCACCCTGGCCGCGGCCCTGGACCCCTTGGTAGGGTTCTTTGAGCGGGGCCCGGGGGGGCTTGGCCGCCGCTTCCCCCGGCCCACGGCCGTGTTCTTGGCCTACGCCCTCGTCCTGTCCGTCTTCGCCCTGGGCTTCTACGCCGCCTTTCCCCTTCTCTCCGCCCAGTTTAAGAACCTTTCCCAGCTCCTCCCCGCCTACCTGGAGCGCCTCCTCGCCACCACCGGCCTCACCCTCCCTGAGCTCACGGGGGCCCTGGCCTCCTCGGCGCGGGTGGCGGGTGGCCTCCTGGTCAAGGCTGCGGGGGTGGTCTCGGAGTTCGTCCTGGCCCTGGTCCTGGCGGTGATGATCAGCCTCGAGCCCCACCTGGTGGCCCGCTTCGCTCCCTACCTCCCAGGGCGGGGCTGGGCGGAGGCCTTGGAGGAAACCTGGCGGCGCATGGGCTACTGGGCCCGGGCCCAGTTCCTCATCGCCCTCTCCTTCGCCCTCCTCTTCGGGGGATGGCTCGCCCTCATCGGTGTACCCGCCCCCTTTGCCCTCGGGGCCCTGGGAGGGGTGCTGGAGGTGATCCCCTTCGTGGGGGGGATCACCATCGCCCTCATCGCCACCCTGGTGGCCCTCTCCTCCCAAGGGCCCCTCCTGGCCCTCCTGGTGGTCCTGGGCTACGCGGGGGTGGCCCTCCTGGAGGGCAAGGTGCTCATCCCCCTCATCTATGGCAAGACGGTGGGCTTCCACCCCGCCTTGGTCCTCCTCGCCATCTTCGCCTTCGGCAAGCTCTTCGGCCTTTTGGGCATCTTCCTGGCTGTGCCCTTCACCATCCTCCTCGCCGGGCTTTGGCGCAAGTGGCGGCTGGACCAGCCCGCCCCTGAGGGGGCCGCGAGGGAGAAGGCCCGTTAG
- the mutS gene encoding DNA mismatch repair protein MutS produces the protein MLKGEGPGPLPPLLQQYVELRDRYPEYLLLFQVGDFYECFGEDAERLARALGLVLTHKTSKDFTTPMAGIPLRAFDAYAERLLKLGFRLAVADQVEPAEEAEGLVRREVTQLLTPGTLTQEALLPREANYLAAIATGDGWGLAFLDVSTGEFKGTLLKSKSALYDELFRHRPAEVLLAPELRENEAFLEEFRKRFPVMLSEAPFAPEGEGPLALRRAQGALLAYARATQGGALSVRPFRLYDPGAFMRLPEVSLKALEVFEPLRGQDTLFSVLDETRTAPGRRLLQAWLRHPLLERGPVEARLDRVERFVREGALREGVRRLLFRLADLERLATRLELGRAGPKDLAALRRSLEILPELGGLLGEEAGLPDLSALLEELRAALVEDPPLKVSEGGLIREGYDPDLDALRQAHAQGVAYFLELEEGEKARTGIPTLKVGYNAVFGYYLEVTRPYYERVPQEYRPVQTLKDRQRYTLPEMRERERELYRLEALIRRREEEVFLQVRERAKKEAEALREAARILAELDVYAALAEVAVRFGYTRPRFGERLWIKAGRHPVVERRMEFVPNDLEMDHELVLVTGPNMAGKSTFLRQTALIALLAQIGSFVPAEEAWLPLFDGIHTRIGASDDLAGGKSTFLVEMEEVALILKEATEDSLVLLDEVGRGTSSLDGVAIATALAEALHERRCYALFATHYVELTALALPRLKNLHVAAREEAGGLVFYHQVLPGPASKSYGVEVAAMAGLPKEVVARARALLQAMGARREGALEEVLERLLALDPDRLTPLEALRLLHELRALALGAPLGSMKGGTR, from the coding sequence ATGCTGAAGGGCGAAGGCCCGGGCCCCCTGCCCCCCCTCCTGCAACAGTACGTGGAGCTCAGGGACCGCTACCCCGAGTACCTCCTCCTCTTCCAGGTGGGGGACTTTTACGAGTGCTTCGGGGAGGATGCGGAAAGGCTCGCCCGCGCCCTTGGCCTCGTTCTCACCCACAAGACCAGCAAGGACTTCACCACCCCCATGGCGGGGATCCCCTTAAGGGCCTTTGACGCCTATGCGGAAAGGCTCCTCAAGCTCGGCTTTCGCCTGGCGGTGGCCGACCAGGTGGAGCCCGCCGAGGAGGCGGAAGGGCTGGTGCGGCGGGAGGTGACCCAGCTCCTCACCCCCGGAACCCTCACCCAGGAGGCCCTCCTCCCCCGGGAGGCCAACTACCTGGCTGCCATCGCCACGGGGGATGGGTGGGGGCTCGCCTTTTTGGACGTTTCCACGGGGGAGTTCAAGGGGACGCTTCTCAAGAGCAAGAGCGCTCTCTACGATGAGCTCTTCCGCCACAGGCCCGCCGAGGTCCTCCTCGCCCCGGAGCTCAGGGAGAACGAAGCCTTTCTGGAGGAGTTCCGGAAGCGTTTCCCGGTGATGCTCTCCGAGGCCCCCTTCGCGCCCGAGGGGGAGGGTCCTTTGGCCCTGAGGCGGGCCCAGGGGGCCCTTCTCGCCTACGCCCGGGCCACCCAGGGGGGGGCTTTGAGCGTGCGGCCCTTCCGCCTTTACGACCCCGGGGCCTTTATGCGCCTGCCGGAGGTGAGCCTCAAGGCCCTCGAGGTCTTTGAGCCCTTACGGGGCCAGGACACCCTATTCTCCGTCCTGGACGAGACCCGTACCGCTCCAGGCCGGAGGCTCCTCCAGGCTTGGCTCCGCCATCCCCTTTTGGAAAGGGGGCCCGTGGAGGCGAGGCTTGACCGGGTGGAGCGGTTCGTGCGGGAGGGGGCCTTAAGGGAAGGGGTTAGGCGGCTCCTCTTCCGCCTTGCCGACCTGGAGCGGCTGGCCACGAGGCTGGAGCTCGGCCGGGCTGGACCTAAAGACCTCGCCGCCCTCCGGCGGAGCCTGGAGATCCTCCCCGAGCTTGGGGGCCTTTTGGGGGAGGAGGCGGGGCTTCCCGACCTCTCCGCCCTCCTTGAGGAGCTGAGGGCGGCCCTGGTGGAGGACCCTCCCCTCAAGGTCTCGGAAGGGGGGCTCATCCGGGAGGGCTACGACCCGGACCTGGATGCCCTAAGGCAGGCCCACGCCCAGGGGGTGGCCTACTTCCTGGAGCTGGAGGAAGGGGAGAAGGCCAGGACGGGCATCCCCACCCTCAAGGTGGGGTACAACGCCGTCTTCGGCTACTACCTGGAGGTGACCCGCCCCTACTACGAGCGGGTGCCCCAGGAGTACCGCCCCGTCCAGACCCTCAAGGACCGGCAGCGCTACACCCTCCCCGAGATGCGGGAGAGGGAGCGGGAGCTCTACCGCCTCGAGGCCTTGATCCGAAGGCGGGAAGAAGAGGTCTTCCTACAGGTAAGGGAACGGGCCAAAAAGGAGGCGGAGGCGCTGAGGGAGGCGGCGAGGATCCTGGCGGAACTGGACGTCTACGCGGCCCTGGCCGAGGTGGCGGTGCGCTTTGGCTACACGAGGCCCCGCTTTGGGGAGAGGCTTTGGATCAAGGCTGGGCGCCACCCGGTGGTGGAGCGCCGCATGGAGTTCGTGCCCAACGACCTGGAGATGGATCACGAACTCGTCCTGGTCACCGGGCCCAACATGGCGGGGAAGAGCACCTTCCTAAGGCAGACCGCCCTCATCGCCCTCCTCGCCCAGATCGGGAGCTTCGTGCCGGCGGAGGAGGCCTGGCTTCCTCTCTTTGACGGCATCCACACCCGCATCGGCGCCTCCGATGACCTGGCTGGGGGGAAGAGCACTTTTCTGGTAGAGATGGAGGAGGTGGCCCTCATTCTCAAGGAGGCCACGGAGGATAGCCTCGTCCTCCTAGACGAGGTGGGCCGGGGGACGAGCAGCCTGGACGGGGTGGCCATCGCCACCGCCCTGGCCGAGGCCCTGCACGAAAGGCGGTGCTACGCCCTCTTCGCCACCCACTACGTTGAGCTCACCGCCCTCGCCCTTCCCCGGCTCAAGAACCTCCATGTGGCCGCTAGGGAGGAGGCGGGAGGGCTCGTCTTCTACCACCAGGTCCTCCCGGGGCCCGCCTCCAAAAGCTACGGGGTGGAGGTGGCGGCCATGGCGGGCCTGCCCAAGGAAGTGGTGGCCCGGGCCCGGGCCCTCCTCCAGGCCATGGGGGCCAGGCGGGAAGGGGCTTTGGAGGAGGTCTTGGAGCGCCTCCTCGCCTTAGACCCCGACCGCCTCACCCCCCTCGAGGCCCTGAGGCTCCTCCACGAGCTGAGGGCCCTGGCCCTCGGCGCCCCCTTGGGTAGCATGAAGGGGGGAACCCGGTGA
- the mutL gene encoding DNA mismatch repair endonuclease MutL: MIRFLPPELRALLARGEVLLSVKDAVRELLENALDAGAKRVRVELWGGGLERLVVEDDGEGIPFEDLPRATEPYATSKLKDPERIHTLGFRGQALYALRQAARLRIRSRPRGQLGGGLLEAHGDQVEVRPVPAPPGTRVEVLGLFLGEGRDPKGEARGVLDLLKRYLLHHPYLSLTLLLEGEARLLFPGAGLREAARLAFGRVLAERLFPVEARRGGMALQGVLSGPQASRTRPDQLHLAVNGRPVALPEGVLRAVRRAYRELLPEGHYPFGVLNLSLPQEAFRLRLDARKEEVALSLEVEAFLGEALAGALRDQNLVRALPEPRPLLPLSPPTPSGLPRLRFLAQFRDSFLLAEAGDALYVVDQHAAHERILYEDLLRRVGEGPKPLPRPLLVRLEPGEEALLGERESTLGQLFRFEPFGPGRVRLLAAPPFLHPYPLLLPEVFKEAVRGEGESPKVAPSGLTKALLARLACLPAVKAGHPLGQAQGQALLDALLACETPWVCPHGRPVLLLLKEEDLLRRFGRRSGARGGEEARSRQREESFPEAPAPQEP; this comes from the coding sequence GTGATCCGCTTTCTGCCTCCAGAGCTTCGGGCCCTCCTCGCCCGGGGCGAGGTTCTCCTTTCGGTGAAAGACGCGGTGCGGGAGCTCTTGGAGAACGCCCTGGACGCAGGGGCCAAAAGGGTCCGGGTGGAGCTATGGGGTGGGGGGCTAGAAAGGCTCGTGGTGGAGGACGATGGGGAGGGAATTCCCTTTGAGGACCTCCCCCGGGCCACGGAACCCTACGCCACCAGCAAGCTTAAGGACCCAGAGAGGATCCACACCCTGGGCTTCCGGGGCCAGGCCCTCTACGCCCTGAGGCAGGCCGCCAGGCTCAGGATCCGCTCCCGCCCCCGGGGACAGCTGGGGGGCGGGCTCCTCGAGGCCCACGGGGATCAGGTGGAGGTGCGCCCCGTCCCTGCTCCCCCGGGCACCCGGGTGGAGGTCCTGGGCCTCTTCCTGGGGGAGGGGCGGGACCCCAAGGGGGAGGCCCGCGGGGTCCTGGACCTCCTCAAGCGCTACCTCCTCCACCATCCCTACCTCTCCCTGACCCTTCTTCTGGAGGGGGAGGCGAGGCTTCTTTTCCCCGGGGCGGGGCTGCGGGAGGCTGCCCGGCTCGCCTTCGGCCGGGTCCTCGCCGAGAGGCTTTTCCCCGTGGAGGCCAGGCGGGGCGGGATGGCCCTCCAAGGGGTTCTCTCCGGCCCCCAGGCTTCCCGCACCCGGCCCGACCAGCTCCACTTGGCGGTGAACGGGAGGCCCGTGGCCCTGCCCGAGGGGGTCCTGAGGGCGGTGCGCCGCGCCTACCGGGAGCTCCTCCCCGAGGGGCACTACCCCTTCGGGGTGCTCAACCTCTCCCTCCCCCAGGAGGCCTTCCGCCTGCGCCTGGACGCCAGGAAGGAGGAGGTGGCCCTCTCTTTGGAGGTGGAGGCCTTTTTGGGGGAGGCCTTGGCCGGGGCTCTCCGGGACCAGAACCTGGTCCGGGCCCTCCCGGAGCCGAGACCCCTCCTTCCCCTGAGCCCTCCCACCCCCTCCGGCCTTCCCCGCCTGCGCTTCTTGGCGCAGTTCCGGGATAGCTTCCTCCTGGCCGAGGCGGGGGATGCCCTGTATGTGGTGGACCAGCACGCCGCCCACGAGCGGATCCTCTACGAAGACCTCCTGCGGCGGGTCGGCGAGGGGCCAAAGCCCCTTCCCCGGCCCCTTCTCGTAAGGCTGGAACCCGGGGAGGAGGCCCTTCTTGGCGAGCGAGAGAGCACGTTAGGGCAGCTCTTCCGCTTTGAGCCCTTTGGCCCGGGGAGGGTGCGGCTTCTCGCGGCTCCCCCCTTCCTCCACCCCTATCCCCTGCTCCTTCCCGAGGTCTTCAAGGAGGCGGTGCGGGGCGAGGGGGAAAGCCCCAAGGTAGCCCCCTCGGGGCTGACCAAGGCCCTTCTCGCCCGCCTGGCCTGCCTCCCGGCGGTGAAGGCGGGCCACCCTTTGGGCCAGGCCCAGGGCCAGGCCCTCCTGGACGCCCTCCTCGCCTGCGAGACCCCCTGGGTCTGCCCCCACGGACGCCCTGTTCTCCTCCTCCTCAAGGAGGAGGACCTCCTCCGTCGCTTCGGGCGCCGGTCGGGGGCCCGGGGAGGAGAAGAAGCCCGTTCTCGTCAGCGAGAAGAAAGCTTCCCGGAAGCACCCGCGCCCCAAGAACCCTAA
- the purU gene encoding formyltetrahydrofolate deformylase, which yields MDEARLLITCPDQPGIVAAVSGFLYAHGANITDLQQHSTDPEGGTFFMRVAFTASHLDLARPALERAFQEVVAARFGMDWRLAFASERKRTAILVSRPAHALLELLWRYRVGELPMELRLVVSNHPDHKEEVERFAVPYHHVPVEKGKKEEAEERILALLEAEGVELVVLARYMQVLSPSFVARFPMRIINIHHSFLPAFAGANPYRQAYERGVKLIGATAHYVTEELDQGPIIEQDVVRVSHRHSVSEMKRLGQELERTVLARAVRWHLEDRILVHGNKTVVFV from the coding sequence ATGGACGAGGCCCGCCTCCTCATCACCTGCCCCGACCAGCCCGGGATCGTGGCCGCGGTCTCCGGCTTCCTTTACGCCCACGGGGCCAACATCACCGATTTGCAGCAGCACTCCACCGACCCAGAGGGGGGCACCTTCTTCATGCGGGTGGCCTTCACCGCTTCCCACCTGGACCTGGCCCGCCCCGCCCTAGAAAGGGCCTTCCAGGAGGTGGTGGCGGCCCGCTTTGGGATGGACTGGCGCCTGGCCTTTGCTTCGGAGAGGAAGCGCACGGCCATCCTGGTCTCCCGGCCCGCCCACGCCCTCTTGGAGCTCCTGTGGCGTTACCGGGTGGGGGAGCTCCCTATGGAGCTTCGCTTGGTGGTCTCCAACCACCCCGACCACAAGGAGGAGGTGGAGCGCTTTGCCGTCCCCTACCACCATGTGCCCGTGGAGAAGGGCAAAAAGGAGGAAGCGGAGGAGCGGATCCTCGCCCTTCTGGAGGCGGAGGGGGTGGAGCTCGTGGTCCTCGCCCGCTACATGCAGGTCCTCTCCCCCTCCTTTGTGGCCCGCTTTCCCATGCGCATCATCAACATCCACCACTCCTTCCTCCCCGCCTTCGCCGGGGCGAACCCCTACCGCCAGGCTTACGAGCGTGGGGTGAAGCTCATCGGGGCCACGGCCCACTACGTGACGGAGGAGCTGGACCAGGGGCCTATCATTGAGCAGGATGTGGTCCGGGTCTCCCACCGGCACTCGGTTTCGGAGATGAAAAGGCTCGGCCAGGAGCTTGAGCGCACCGTCTTGGCGCGGGCCGTGCGCTGGCACCTCGAGGACCGCATCCTGGTCCACGGCAACAAGACCGTGGTCTTCGTCTAA
- a CDS encoding S1C family serine protease, whose translation MNLGRSFAGFLALSALAGAVLWWGLSDGQGRAPAPAPAGDQGLLDYERNTVEIVERYGDGVVYVSVVTRPQSVQLPPGFEFFAPFLQAPPQQGTGSGFVLDKEGYILTNYHVVEGASRITVKFHNDPKEYRARLVGAAPPLDVALLKVDAPKERLVPLVLGDSDRILVGQKAIAMGNPFGLEFTVTQGIVSAIRENPGAIGDESGLVPQVIQTDAAINPGNSGGPLLNSRGEVIGINTAIFTPTGQFGAAQFAGVGFALPINLVKEYLPALKAGKTLTAEEIAKSRPRLGVALIPLSAYPERLRAQYGLPEEGLMVQEVEKGSPAERAGLKPPSRFAYIQLPSGETLQVGVDGDVLLEADGVPLTSIVQLRQVLYAKKPGEAVALKVWRQGKTLTLRVVPQVLR comes from the coding sequence ATGAACCTTGGCCGTTCCTTTGCCGGCTTCCTTGCCCTCTCCGCCCTGGCAGGGGCGGTGCTTTGGTGGGGACTGTCCGACGGGCAGGGCCGGGCCCCCGCCCCGGCGCCCGCGGGGGACCAGGGGCTTTTGGACTACGAGCGGAACACCGTGGAGATCGTGGAACGCTACGGGGACGGGGTGGTATACGTCTCCGTGGTCACCCGGCCGCAAAGCGTCCAGCTCCCTCCGGGTTTTGAGTTTTTCGCCCCCTTCCTCCAGGCCCCTCCCCAGCAGGGGACGGGCTCCGGGTTCGTCCTTGACAAGGAGGGGTACATTCTCACCAACTACCACGTGGTGGAAGGGGCGAGCCGGATCACCGTCAAGTTTCACAACGACCCCAAGGAGTACCGGGCCCGCCTGGTGGGCGCGGCCCCGCCCCTGGACGTGGCCCTCCTCAAGGTGGACGCCCCTAAGGAGAGGCTCGTCCCCCTGGTCCTGGGGGACTCCGACCGGATCCTCGTGGGCCAGAAGGCCATCGCCATGGGGAACCCCTTTGGGCTGGAGTTCACGGTAACCCAGGGGATCGTCTCCGCCATCCGGGAGAACCCCGGGGCCATCGGGGACGAGTCGGGCCTGGTGCCCCAGGTGATCCAGACGGACGCCGCCATCAACCCTGGGAACTCCGGGGGTCCCCTTCTCAACTCCCGGGGCGAGGTGATAGGGATCAACACCGCCATCTTCACCCCCACGGGCCAGTTCGGGGCCGCGCAGTTCGCCGGGGTGGGGTTTGCCCTCCCCATCAACCTGGTGAAGGAGTACCTGCCCGCGCTCAAGGCGGGGAAGACCCTTACGGCGGAGGAGATCGCCAAAAGCCGCCCGCGCCTGGGCGTGGCCCTGATCCCCCTCTCCGCTTACCCCGAGCGCCTACGGGCCCAGTACGGCCTGCCGGAGGAGGGCTTGATGGTGCAAGAGGTGGAGAAGGGAAGCCCGGCCGAACGGGCGGGCCTCAAGCCCCCGAGCCGCTTCGCCTACATCCAGCTTCCCAGCGGGGAAACCCTTCAGGTGGGCGTGGACGGGGATGTCCTCCTCGAGGCCGACGGCGTCCCCCTCACCTCCATCGTCCAGCTCCGGCAGGTCCTCTACGCCAAGAAGCCGGGAGAGGCGGTGGCCCTCAAGGTTTGGCGCCAGGGGAAGACCCTCACCCTCCGGGTGGTGCCCCAGGTGCTGCGCTAG
- a CDS encoding TAXI family TRAP transporter solute-binding subunit: MKRALLLALALLAPALAQKPKVVVATGGVGGVYFYYGTALAEIWNKAGVAEAQAIQTAASIDNLLLLENRTGGGTYYCGTVLPDSAYLAYTGQHERFREKPAKNVRILFAMYPNYLHLVTREGAGIRVVQDLKGKRVSTGAPGSGTEVEALLVLQAAGLSPKDFAKQERLGAQESANALAEGNLDAFFWSGGLPTGAVTELSASLARKGQRIYLVPIDPKSTVAQTFQKRFPGLAGPGVIPKAVYGTRADTPTLAFWNLFVCPASLPEEAAYALTKAALENVQALRQAVAAAKDTTLENAVRFVGGTLPYHEGALRYFREVGALK; encoded by the coding sequence ATGAAGCGAGCTCTTCTCCTGGCCCTGGCCCTTTTGGCCCCCGCGCTCGCCCAGAAGCCCAAGGTGGTCGTCGCCACGGGAGGGGTGGGCGGGGTGTACTTCTACTACGGCACCGCCTTGGCGGAGATTTGGAACAAGGCGGGGGTGGCCGAGGCCCAGGCCATCCAGACGGCGGCCTCCATCGACAACCTCCTCCTCCTGGAAAACCGCACCGGGGGCGGTACCTACTACTGCGGCACCGTCCTGCCCGACTCCGCCTACCTAGCCTACACCGGCCAGCACGAGCGCTTCAGGGAAAAGCCGGCCAAGAACGTGCGCATCCTCTTCGCCATGTACCCCAACTACCTGCACCTCGTCACCCGGGAGGGCGCGGGCATCCGGGTGGTGCAGGACCTGAAGGGCAAGCGGGTCTCCACCGGAGCCCCGGGCTCGGGCACCGAGGTGGAGGCCCTTCTTGTTCTCCAGGCCGCGGGCCTCTCTCCCAAGGATTTCGCCAAGCAGGAGCGCCTGGGAGCCCAGGAAAGCGCCAACGCCCTAGCCGAGGGCAACCTGGACGCCTTCTTCTGGTCGGGTGGCCTACCCACGGGGGCCGTCACCGAACTTTCCGCCTCCCTGGCCCGCAAGGGGCAGCGGATCTACCTGGTGCCCATAGACCCCAAGAGCACCGTAGCCCAGACCTTCCAGAAGCGCTTTCCCGGCCTCGCCGGGCCCGGGGTCATCCCCAAGGCGGTCTACGGGACCCGCGCCGACACCCCCACCCTCGCCTTCTGGAACCTCTTCGTATGCCCGGCGAGCCTCCCCGAGGAGGCCGCCTACGCCCTCACCAAGGCTGCCTTGGAGAACGTCCAGGCCCTACGCCAGGCGGTGGCCGCGGCCAAGGACACCACCCTGGAGAACGCCGTGCGCTTTGTGGGCGGCACCCTCCCCTACCACGAGGGGGCGTTGCGCTACTTCCGCGAAGTCGGGGCCTTGAAGTAG
- a CDS encoding TRAP transporter permease, whose translation MAEAPTHPIPDTPLARLARLLLVLGALYSLYLVLHPFTPLAKAEIPLLDIVQLQRSTHVLFLLLGGYLVAFYAPARRTFGSWLFFLLSLLPLYNFLFPNVPGVSLPLAVKLTGLLYWGVAVLPALLPRLRRGADLLAVLLALFPTLYQLRYFEELVYRAVLPQPWDMAMSFGLIMLVLGLVYRLLGPVMPALVLFFFAYNLYADLFPGALRGTRQGIDLLLGKTFNETEAGIYGLITGVSAKYLVYFTLLSGMISALGLGRVVANLAMALVGKSPATPGRVTGLAGVFMGMFSGSGAADTQFVATLTKPLYERAGYDRLIAAGIVATAGTIAIITPPVLGSIAFIMAEILQIPYLKVAAMAVVPALLYLTAILSFNEFYARKAGLPPVETPLGMGRRAYVLRYSTIFLPILLIIALLYLGYEVRTAASLALVAFVLLAYLDPTLRPKGFAPILQGLEEGFRTLLPIGAAVTAANLIFAMLVISGLTSKFSQLLQQVSGESLLLATLLTAVFSLILGMGVPPTATYVITSALTAPAIIALAKQNGIPESAAILATHMFLFYYATLADVTPPVALSAYAAASVFGTDPLRTGVYAARVALAKYLIGFFFLLTYAGTALLVVPVLEHSPPGEAWSLILWRVLAVAAGIVYFSASGVGYTRRPLRRWEAWALGLLGLGLLTPHPLLNLLSFVLGLPFFARGLTGRTREA comes from the coding sequence ATGGCCGAAGCCCCGACCCACCCCATCCCCGACACCCCCCTGGCCCGCCTGGCGCGGCTACTTTTGGTCCTGGGGGCTCTTTACAGCCTTTACCTGGTCCTCCACCCCTTCACCCCCTTGGCCAAGGCGGAGATACCCCTCCTGGACATCGTCCAGCTCCAGCGGAGCACCCACGTCCTCTTCCTCCTCCTCGGGGGCTACCTGGTGGCCTTTTACGCCCCCGCCCGCCGCACCTTCGGCTCCTGGCTTTTCTTCCTATTAAGCCTCCTGCCCCTCTACAACTTTCTCTTTCCCAACGTTCCAGGGGTAAGCCTGCCCCTCGCCGTCAAGCTCACGGGCCTCCTCTACTGGGGGGTGGCCGTGTTGCCGGCCCTCCTCCCCAGGCTTAGGCGGGGGGCGGACCTTCTTGCCGTCCTCTTGGCCCTCTTCCCCACCCTTTACCAGCTCCGCTACTTTGAGGAGCTGGTCTACCGGGCCGTCTTGCCCCAACCGTGGGACATGGCCATGTCCTTCGGCCTTATCATGCTCGTCCTGGGGCTCGTCTACCGCCTCCTGGGCCCGGTGATGCCCGCCTTGGTCCTCTTCTTCTTCGCCTACAACCTCTACGCCGACCTCTTCCCCGGAGCCCTAAGGGGCACGCGCCAGGGCATAGACCTCCTCCTAGGCAAGACCTTCAACGAGACGGAAGCGGGCATTTACGGCCTCATCACAGGGGTTTCGGCCAAGTATCTGGTCTACTTCACCCTGCTTTCCGGGATGATCTCCGCCTTGGGCCTGGGGCGGGTGGTGGCCAACCTGGCCATGGCCCTGGTGGGCAAAAGCCCGGCCACCCCTGGCCGGGTCACGGGACTGGCGGGGGTCTTCATGGGGATGTTCTCCGGAAGCGGGGCAGCCGACACCCAGTTCGTGGCCACCCTGACCAAACCCCTCTACGAACGGGCCGGGTACGACCGGCTTATCGCCGCAGGGATCGTGGCCACCGCCGGGACCATCGCCATCATCACGCCGCCGGTCCTGGGGAGCATCGCCTTCATCATGGCCGAGATCCTCCAAATCCCTTACCTCAAGGTCGCCGCCATGGCCGTGGTACCCGCCCTCCTTTACCTCACCGCCATCCTCTCCTTCAACGAGTTCTACGCCCGCAAGGCGGGGCTACCTCCCGTGGAAACCCCCTTGGGCATGGGGCGGAGGGCCTATGTGCTCCGGTACAGCACCATCTTCCTACCCATCCTCCTCATCATCGCCCTGCTCTACCTGGGCTACGAGGTGCGCACCGCAGCCAGCCTGGCCCTCGTGGCCTTCGTCCTCCTGGCCTACCTGGACCCCACCCTGCGGCCCAAGGGCTTCGCCCCCATCCTCCAAGGCCTCGAGGAGGGCTTCCGCACCCTCTTGCCCATCGGGGCAGCGGTGACGGCGGCCAACCTCATCTTCGCCATGCTGGTGATCTCCGGTCTCACCTCCAAGTTCAGCCAGCTTTTGCAACAGGTCTCGGGGGAAAGCCTCCTCCTGGCCACCCTGCTCACCGCCGTCTTCAGCCTTATCCTGGGGATGGGTGTACCCCCCACGGCCACCTACGTGATCACCTCCGCCCTCACCGCCCCGGCCATCATCGCCCTGGCCAAGCAAAACGGGATCCCCGAGTCCGCGGCCATCTTGGCCACCCACATGTTTCTCTTCTACTACGCCACCCTGGCCGACGTGACCCCCCCGGTGGCCCTCTCGGCCTACGCAGCGGCCAGCGTCTTCGGCACCGACCCCTTAAGGACTGGGGTCTACGCGGCCCGGGTGGCCCTGGCCAAGTACCTCATCGGCTTCTTCTTCCTCCTCACCTACGCGGGCACCGCCCTTTTGGTGGTACCGGTCCTGGAGCACTCCCCTCCCGGGGAGGCCTGGTCCCTCATCCTCTGGCGCGTCCTGGCGGTGGCCGCGGGCATCGTCTACTTCTCCGCCTCCGGGGTGGGGTACACCCGCAGGCCCCTTAGGCGGTGGGAGGCCTGGGCCCTGGGGCTTTTGGGCCTTGGCCTGCTCACGCCCCACCCCCTCCTGAACCTCTTGTCCTTCGTCTTGGGCCTGCCCTTTTTCGCCCGAGGGTTGACGGGGAGGACCCGGGAGGCTTAA